From a single Oxalobacter vibrioformis genomic region:
- a CDS encoding Ppx/GppA phosphatase family protein, producing the protein MLSAIDLGSNSFRLQIGEYVDGAIRVIRAAREPNRLAAGLDKNNHLTDAAIQGGLDALRSLSSILKPYPISVLRAVATNTLRVAVNAPDFLVQAEAALGYPIEVISGEEEGRLIYLGVDNLLARPDERRLVIDIGGGSTEMIRGRGEAIERVESFSVGTVGQSLDFFPGGVITAAGFDAAILSARSHFEDVKSYYHKRHWKMAYGSSGTMRAIAELISTMGIGDGRLTAKNLDLLRLQMIRAGKISQLGFPGLRPERAASVVGGLSIMIVLMTDLKMPVMVPVESGLRMGIMWDLCLQSTEHDRREQSVSGFMRRYKADRKRAARVADWATVLYEKMAPDSDRYKKLLHWSALMHEVGMFVSPSNYHKHGAYLVENADLAGFTAREQKQMGKLVLAQKGNLRKLNGIFDNPDAVKAVLAIRLAVIFMHSRVSEAVDAVGFRMKKRIEILMPEKWLKQHQTLSYWLGRERDWWADRGISLLIRES; encoded by the coding sequence ATGCTTTCCGCAATTGACCTGGGGTCCAACAGTTTTCGCCTGCAGATCGGTGAATATGTGGATGGTGCTATCCGGGTCATCAGGGCCGCCCGGGAGCCCAACCGGCTGGCTGCCGGACTGGACAAAAACAATCACCTGACTGATGCAGCAATACAGGGCGGTCTGGATGCGTTGCGCAGCCTCAGTTCTATTTTAAAACCGTATCCTATCAGTGTGCTTCGTGCTGTCGCCACCAATACGCTGCGGGTCGCGGTCAATGCGCCGGATTTTCTGGTACAGGCAGAAGCAGCCCTTGGTTATCCGATTGAGGTGATTTCCGGTGAGGAAGAGGGCCGGCTTATTTATCTGGGGGTGGACAATCTGCTCGCCAGGCCGGATGAAAGACGCCTGGTGATTGATATTGGCGGGGGTTCAACCGAAATGATCCGTGGCAGGGGAGAGGCCATTGAAAGGGTGGAATCGTTCAGTGTGGGAACCGTGGGCCAAAGCCTGGATTTTTTCCCTGGCGGGGTGATCACTGCTGCCGGTTTTGATGCTGCGATTCTCTCGGCGCGCAGTCATTTTGAAGATGTCAAATCCTATTACCATAAACGTCACTGGAAGATGGCCTATGGCTCATCCGGCACGATGCGTGCCATTGCCGAGCTTATCAGCACGATGGGGATCGGGGACGGCAGGCTGACGGCAAAAAATCTGGATCTGCTTCGCCTGCAGATGATCCGGGCAGGAAAAATCAGCCAGCTCGGCTTTCCCGGCCTCAGGCCGGAACGTGCGGCATCGGTGGTTGGGGGGCTTTCCATCATGATTGTCCTGATGACCGACCTTAAAATGCCGGTGATGGTGCCAGTTGAATCCGGTTTACGTATGGGCATCATGTGGGATCTGTGCCTGCAGTCCACTGAGCATGACAGGCGAGAACAGTCGGTTTCGGGTTTTATGCGGCGGTACAAGGCTGACAGGAAGCGGGCTGCCCGCGTGGCAGATTGGGCCACCGTGCTTTATGAAAAAATGGCCCCTGATTCGGACAGGTATAAAAAGCTTCTTCACTGGAGTGCGCTCATGCATGAAGTCGGCATGTTTGTTTCGCCTTCCAACTACCACAAGCATGGTGCCTATCTGGTGGAAAATGCCGATCTTGCGGGGTTTACGGCGCGCGAGCAAAAGCAGATGGGTAAGCTGGTTCTTGCCCAGAAGGGTAATCTGCGCAAGCTCAACGGGATATTTGATAATCCGGATGCCGTCAAGGCGGTGCTGGCGATCCGCCTGGCCGTGATCTTCATGCATTCACGGGTCAGTGAAGCGGTGGATGCGGTCGGATTCCGGATGAAAAAACGGATTGAAATCCTGATGCCTGAGAAATGGCTCAAGCAGCATCAGACGTTGTCCTATTGGCTGGGAAGGGAGCGTGACTGGTGGGCGGATAGGGGGATATCCCTGCTGATTCGTGAATCCTGA